From a single Calothrix sp. NIES-2098 genomic region:
- a CDS encoding peptidase domain-containing protein produces MIGKAFVAVFKRVIILPATLVAIGVSTSAAFAQNKLYSPIPLTTSSAEFNDTLSEKDIPTGQGGFARDYTVKLNKGDNLAVDLTSDNFDSIITLLSPDGATLAENDDGPDGTSNSLLFTRIAETGTYIIRVRSFGETGVGKFKLKVTKLQPMK; encoded by the coding sequence ATGATCGGAAAAGCTTTTGTAGCGGTTTTTAAACGGGTAATCATCCTTCCTGCCACCTTAGTGGCAATTGGTGTCAGTACAAGCGCAGCTTTTGCTCAAAATAAGTTATACAGTCCAATTCCTTTAACTACTAGTAGTGCTGAATTTAACGATACGCTCTCAGAGAAAGATATTCCTACAGGTCAGGGCGGATTTGCCCGTGATTATACGGTGAAGTTAAATAAAGGCGATAATCTAGCAGTTGATTTAACATCGGACAACTTTGACAGCATTATTACCCTGTTGTCACCCGATGGAGCGACATTGGCAGAAAATGATGACGGGCCTGATGGCACCAGCAACTCTCTATTATTTACTCGTATTGCAGAAACAGGTACTTATATTATTCGCGTCCGTTCTTTTGGAGAAACTGGTGTTGGGAAGTTTAAACTTAAGGTGACAAAGCTGCAACCGATGAAGTAA
- the cobS gene encoding cobalamin synthase, producing MKNQPFFGKKLLLDLAASVIFYTTIPLPNLRELEFWRVARFAPLVGLLIGGILGLCDTGMSYLGIPVLTRSALVVSLGVGITGGLHLDGTMDTADGLAVGDPERRLEVMADSATGAFGAMAAIALLLLKTTALIDIEANRWLILMAACGWGRWGQQLAIACYPYLKPTGKGAFHKQAIQSYKDLLPGLLLLIGLSALLFLLDSKRMFLALAMVIAGSAIAILTSAWFNYKLGGHTGDTYGAVVEWTEALFLCVLTVF from the coding sequence ATGAAAAATCAGCCTTTCTTTGGAAAAAAACTGCTGTTAGATTTAGCAGCAAGCGTGATATTTTATACTACTATTCCCTTACCCAATCTGAGGGAATTGGAATTTTGGCGGGTGGCGCGTTTTGCTCCACTAGTAGGGCTATTGATTGGCGGAATTTTAGGGTTATGTGATACAGGAATGAGTTATTTGGGTATACCAGTATTAACTCGTAGTGCCTTAGTAGTCAGTTTGGGGGTTGGCATTACCGGGGGGCTGCATTTAGATGGAACGATGGATACTGCTGACGGTTTAGCAGTGGGCGATCCAGAGAGGCGCTTAGAGGTAATGGCAGACAGTGCTACAGGCGCTTTTGGCGCAATGGCAGCGATCGCCTTATTATTGCTCAAAACAACAGCCTTGATCGATATAGAAGCAAACCGTTGGTTGATATTGATGGCGGCTTGTGGTTGGGGACGCTGGGGACAACAGCTAGCGATCGCTTGTTATCCTTACCTTAAACCTACTGGTAAAGGCGCGTTTCATAAACAAGCCATTCAATCTTACAAAGATTTGTTACCAGGACTGCTGTTGCTCATAGGTTTAAGCGCTTTACTATTTTTGCTAGATAGCAAGCGGATGTTTTTGGCACTAGCGATGGTAATCGCCGGAAGTGCGATCGCCATTTTGACTAGTGCGTGGTTTAACTACAAATTAGGCGGACACACAGGCGATACTTACGGCGCAGTCGTTGAGTGGACTGAAGCCCTATTTCTTTGTGTGCTGACGGTTTTTTAG
- a CDS encoding glyoxalase/bleomycin resistance protein/dioxygenase gives MRLQLTHLRLLVSNYKETFLFYRDLLGLNVDWGDEETGYAEFSTGSIQLAVLKKEFMAQVIPSINQPSSFASQDKTSLIFAVDNVDEVYQRLKDHNGILMAPPTDRIDWGIRTAHFRDPDGNLIEIYTNLGIVS, from the coding sequence ATGAGACTTCAGCTAACACACCTCAGACTGCTTGTTTCCAATTACAAAGAAACTTTTTTGTTCTACCGAGATTTATTAGGTTTAAATGTAGATTGGGGAGATGAAGAAACTGGATATGCTGAGTTTAGTACCGGATCTATCCAGCTGGCTGTGTTGAAGAAAGAGTTTATGGCTCAAGTCATCCCCAGCATCAATCAGCCTTCGTCTTTCGCCAGCCAGGATAAAACATCCTTGATTTTTGCCGTCGATAATGTCGATGAAGTGTATCAACGCCTCAAAGACCATAATGGCATTCTCATGGCTCCACCTACAGACCGTATAGACTGGGGAATCCGCACAGCGCATTTCCGCGATCCCGATGGTAATTTGATTGAGATTTACACCAACCTGGGTATCGTAAGTTAG
- a CDS encoding ferredoxin, whose protein sequence is MGNIKFVKENKEVVAADGANLRLKAMQNGIDIYTLIGKMTNCGGYGQCGTCIVEVVEGIENLSPRTDVENRKLKKKPQNYRLACQTLVNGPVSIVTKP, encoded by the coding sequence ATGGGTAATATCAAGTTCGTTAAAGAAAATAAAGAAGTAGTAGCAGCAGATGGTGCCAATCTCCGCCTGAAGGCAATGCAAAATGGGATTGACATATATACATTGATTGGCAAAATGACAAATTGCGGCGGCTATGGACAATGTGGCACTTGCATAGTCGAGGTTGTTGAAGGCATAGAGAATCTTTCCCCGCGTACAGATGTAGAAAACCGCAAATTAAAGAAAAAACCTCAAAATTACCGCCTTGCTTGTCAAACCTTAGTCAATGGGCCAGTAAGCATTGTAACTAAGCCTTAG
- a CDS encoding photosystem II protein PsbK, whose translation MEAALLLAKLPEAYQIFDPLVDVLPVIPVFFLLLAFVWQAAVGFR comes from the coding sequence ATGGAAGCAGCACTGTTGTTAGCAAAATTGCCAGAAGCTTACCAAATTTTTGATCCTTTGGTAGACGTTCTCCCAGTAATTCCCGTTTTCTTCTTGTTACTTGCTTTTGTTTGGCAAGCAGCAGTGGGATTTAGGTAA
- a CDS encoding tRNA--hydroxylase, which yields MLTALPTINALKQPTSSAWVEQAIANLDIILLDHSHCERKAAGVALNFMFRYPSNAKMVRELTAIAREELEHFELVNQWLERRNIPLAPLPPPPYGAGLKAQVRPQEPDRFLDSLLVTGLIEARSHERLGLLATHCPEPELAKFYRGLMASEARHFGTYWVLADTYFDREVVMQRLDELAFVESELLATLHPEPRIHS from the coding sequence GTGCTTACTGCATTACCAACTATTAACGCCCTCAAACAACCTACCAGTTCGGCTTGGGTAGAACAAGCGATCGCCAATTTAGATATTATTTTGCTCGACCATTCCCACTGCGAACGCAAAGCAGCGGGAGTGGCGTTAAATTTTATGTTTCGCTACCCTTCCAATGCGAAAATGGTTAGAGAATTAACTGCGATCGCTCGTGAAGAACTAGAACATTTTGAACTTGTCAATCAGTGGCTAGAACGCCGCAACATCCCCCTCGCACCCTTACCCCCACCTCCCTACGGTGCGGGTTTAAAAGCGCAAGTTCGTCCCCAAGAACCCGATAGATTTTTAGATTCGTTACTCGTCACCGGATTAATTGAAGCGCGCAGTCACGAACGCCTAGGATTATTAGCTACACACTGTCCTGAGCCAGAATTAGCAAAATTTTATCGCGGTTTGATGGCATCAGAAGCCCGTCACTTTGGTACTTACTGGGTTTTAGCTGATACTTATTTTGACCGTGAAGTTGTCATGCAACGGCTCGATGAACTAGCATTCGTTGAAAGTGAGCTGCTAGCAACTTTACACCCAGAGCCTAGAATTCATAGTTAG
- a CDS encoding short-chain dehydrogenase/reductase SDR encodes MISLENQIILITGASSGIGSACARVFAGAGAKLILAARRLERLQQLADALSKDFNTEIHLLQLDVRDRIAVESAISSLPPTWSEIDILINNAGLSRGLDKLHEGSFEDWEEMIDTNIKGLLYLTRYVVPGMVKRDRGHVVNIGSIAGHQTYPNGNVYCGTKAAVRAISEGLKQDLLGTPIRVTSVDPGMVETEFSDVRFHGDTDRAKKVYQGVTPLTPDDVADVIFFCVTRSPHVNINEVVLMPVDQASATLVNRRS; translated from the coding sequence ATGATTTCCCTGGAAAATCAAATCATTCTGATTACTGGTGCAAGTAGCGGTATCGGTTCTGCTTGTGCCAGAGTTTTTGCTGGTGCGGGTGCAAAACTGATTTTAGCGGCGCGACGGCTGGAACGTTTACAGCAATTAGCAGATGCACTCAGTAAAGACTTTAATACTGAAATTCATTTGTTACAGCTAGATGTGCGCGATCGCATTGCGGTGGAATCTGCTATTTCTAGCCTACCTCCAACCTGGTCTGAGATTGATATCCTCATCAATAATGCTGGTCTGAGTCGCGGTTTAGACAAGTTGCACGAAGGCAGCTTTGAGGATTGGGAAGAAATGATTGATACCAATATTAAGGGCTTACTTTACCTTACCCGCTATGTGGTTCCGGGAATGGTAAAACGCGATCGCGGTCATGTAGTAAATATTGGTTCGATTGCCGGACATCAAACCTACCCTAATGGCAATGTCTATTGCGGGACGAAAGCCGCTGTCAGAGCCATTTCTGAAGGCTTAAAACAAGATTTATTAGGCACTCCTATCCGCGTGACTTCTGTCGATCCTGGGATGGTAGAGACAGAATTTAGCGATGTGCGGTTTCATGGCGATACTGACCGTGCCAAAAAAGTTTACCAGGGAGTTACGCCCCTAACCCCAGACGATGTGGCTGATGTGATATTTTTCTGCGTCACGCGATCGCCCCATGTCAATATCAATGAAGTCGTACTCATGCCTGTCGATCAAGCTAGCGCCACCCTAGTCAATCGGCGCAGTTAA
- the psbM gene encoding photosystem II reaction center protein PsbM: MQVNDLGFVASILFVLVPSVFLIILYIQTASREGKKDS, encoded by the coding sequence ATGCAAGTTAATGACCTAGGGTTCGTAGCGAGCATCCTGTTCGTGCTCGTTCCCTCTGTGTTTTTGATAATTCTGTACATCCAAACTGCCAGCCGCGAAGGTAAAAAAGATAGTTAA
- a CDS encoding cytochrome P450 family protein — protein sequence MQNTANAEEVLVLEDGQAPPTGTTTPPRKPKWYDTFEYIANPDRFCRKNLQEYGPIFNTGVFGRTTIFVGSAKAIQMAFNGDLKYTEIALPATTMDMFGEYSLFQRPDLHRQRKNALAPGLTGRVLDGYTPQINDAIVRGIDSWTALSSIALYPAVEQICFDILTPLLLGISLDDYHPETFKGLPISSKAELKALYKTYFDGFYGLSQWKSPLTKYGRGLLARTKLLEFMRAVVRRRRDEGKVMNPTADFLSMMLASQQENPDGVFSEELIENQCLLQLWASDYEVSGLISSLLYQIARHPQVLLRLREEQASLVGNSPVNMFSPEQLKQMVFLDATIKETLRTLPPSSTASRLLTKSVVLDSILYSKGCVIIAEPRIAHMMPEYFHEPDVFAPKRFLPERGEGKMYEFIPFGGGVHACLGAQMAIAITKVFVSHLLQTFNWETTGEPKFVQFPLKHLTDDYQIKITRRA from the coding sequence ATGCAGAACACTGCCAATGCTGAAGAAGTACTTGTACTTGAGGATGGACAAGCACCACCTACCGGAACTACCACTCCACCAAGAAAGCCAAAGTGGTATGACACATTTGAGTACATCGCCAACCCGGATCGATTCTGCCGCAAAAATCTCCAAGAGTACGGCCCTATTTTTAATACAGGAGTCTTTGGTCGCACTACAATCTTTGTAGGCTCCGCTAAAGCTATTCAAATGGCATTTAATGGAGATTTGAAATATACAGAGATTGCACTACCAGCAACCACAATGGATATGTTTGGTGAGTACAGTCTGTTTCAAAGACCCGATCTGCATCGTCAGCGTAAAAATGCTCTAGCGCCTGGACTAACTGGCCGGGTACTTGATGGCTATACACCGCAAATCAATGACGCTATTGTCCGCGGGATCGATAGCTGGACTGCTCTCAGTAGCATTGCGCTATACCCTGCTGTCGAGCAGATTTGCTTTGATATACTCACCCCTCTGCTGTTAGGAATCAGTTTAGATGACTATCATCCTGAGACTTTCAAGGGACTACCAATTAGCTCTAAAGCAGAGTTAAAGGCTTTATATAAGACATACTTTGATGGCTTCTATGGTTTATCTCAGTGGAAATCTCCCTTAACCAAATACGGGCGCGGGCTTTTAGCACGTACCAAACTCTTGGAATTTATGCGTGCTGTGGTGCGTCGGCGGCGAGATGAGGGGAAAGTCATGAACCCCACCGCTGATTTCCTCTCGATGATGTTAGCCAGCCAGCAAGAAAATCCTGATGGTGTATTTAGTGAAGAGTTAATTGAGAATCAGTGTCTACTACAGTTATGGGCATCAGATTATGAGGTATCAGGACTGATATCTTCGCTCCTGTACCAAATTGCTCGCCATCCGCAAGTGCTGTTACGGTTGCGAGAAGAGCAAGCCAGTCTGGTAGGGAACAGTCCAGTCAATATGTTCTCACCCGAACAGTTGAAGCAGATGGTGTTTTTAGATGCAACAATTAAGGAGACACTACGTACCCTACCTCCCAGTTCTACAGCCAGTCGTCTACTAACTAAGTCTGTAGTACTTGATAGCATTTTGTATAGCAAAGGCTGTGTCATTATCGCAGAACCACGGATCGCACACATGATGCCAGAGTACTTCCACGAGCCAGATGTATTTGCTCCAAAGCGTTTTCTGCCGGAACGTGGCGAAGGCAAGATGTATGAATTTATTCCCTTTGGTGGTGGCGTACACGCTTGCTTGGGAGCGCAAATGGCGATCGCAATTACAAAAGTATTCGTGTCTCATTTACTACAAACATTCAACTGGGAAACAACAGGCGAACCCAAGTTTGTGCAGTTTCCCCTGAAACATCTCACGGATGATTACCAAATCAAAATTACACGCCGAGCTTGA
- the tgt gene encoding queuine tRNA-ribosyltransferase yields the protein MPVGTLANVKTVTPAQLRDTGAQMVLSNTYHLHLQPGEAIVAGGGGLHKFMGWNGPMLTDSGGFQVFSLSEMRKITEEGVTFRSPHDGQIINLTPERSIEIQNTLGADVIMAFDECPPYPATRQEVEAATGRTYRWLERCIVAHKRSDQALFGIVQGGVYLDLRSQAALALAELDLPGYAIGGVSVGEPPELMAQIVQTTAPLLPPEKPRYLMGVGTYKEMAIAIASGVDLFDCVIPTRWARHGTAMVKGDRWNLKNAKFREDFAPLDETCGCYACQNFSRAYISHLVRSQEILAYTLLSIHNITELIRFTQHIREAILSDRFATEFASWLD from the coding sequence ATGCCAGTGGGGACACTCGCAAATGTCAAAACTGTGACGCCAGCCCAACTTCGGGATACTGGGGCACAAATGGTATTATCTAATACTTATCATCTCCACCTTCAACCAGGCGAAGCAATTGTGGCTGGCGGTGGCGGGCTGCACAAATTTATGGGTTGGAACGGGCCGATGCTCACTGATTCTGGTGGGTTTCAGGTTTTTAGTTTGAGTGAGATGCGAAAGATTACAGAAGAAGGAGTAACTTTTCGCTCGCCCCATGATGGACAAATTATTAATTTAACCCCAGAACGCTCGATTGAGATTCAAAATACTCTAGGGGCGGATGTGATTATGGCGTTTGATGAGTGTCCGCCTTACCCAGCTACTCGCCAAGAGGTAGAAGCTGCGACAGGGCGTACTTATCGTTGGTTAGAACGCTGTATTGTGGCTCATAAACGCAGCGATCAAGCATTATTTGGTATTGTCCAAGGTGGTGTGTATTTAGATTTGCGATCGCAAGCTGCGTTGGCTTTAGCCGAGTTAGATTTACCAGGATATGCCATTGGTGGTGTGAGTGTGGGAGAACCACCAGAATTAATGGCTCAGATTGTGCAAACAACCGCACCACTACTACCACCCGAAAAACCGCGTTATTTGATGGGTGTGGGTACTTATAAAGAGATGGCAATTGCGATCGCTTCTGGGGTAGATTTATTTGACTGCGTAATTCCTACCCGTTGGGCTAGACATGGTACGGCAATGGTCAAAGGCGATCGCTGGAATTTGAAAAATGCTAAATTCCGTGAAGATTTTGCACCATTAGATGAAACTTGTGGTTGCTACGCTTGTCAAAACTTTAGTCGTGCATATATATCGCATTTAGTGCGATCGCAAGAAATTTTAGCCTACACCTTGTTGAGCATTCACAACATTACAGAACTGATTCGTTTTACCCAACACATTCGTGAAGCAATATTAAGCGATCGCTTCGCCACAGAATTTGCTAGCTGGCTGGATTGA
- a CDS encoding short-chain dehydrogenase/reductase SDR gives MSTLKKVAVVTGGNRGLGFETSRQLAKQGYQVILTSRDEEKGKSAALKLKNEGLDVISRPLDVTSDESSQELADFIEKEFGKFDVLVNNAGIYIDAQAGDNSIFDAKIDTLKQTLETNVYGVLRVTQALIPLMKKQKYGRIVNVSSGMGQLNDMGGGSPGYRISKTAVNALTRIFASELQGTNILVNSVCPGWVQTDMGGANAPRTPEQGVDTIVWLATLGDGGATGGFFRDRQPIEW, from the coding sequence ATGAGTACACTTAAAAAAGTGGCAGTAGTCACAGGTGGAAATCGCGGTTTAGGATTTGAAACTTCTCGCCAATTAGCTAAACAAGGATATCAAGTAATTCTCACAAGCCGGGATGAAGAAAAAGGTAAATCGGCAGCACTCAAGTTAAAAAATGAAGGCTTAGATGTAATTTCTCGGCCTCTTGATGTCACCAGCGATGAAAGCAGTCAGGAATTAGCTGATTTTATTGAAAAAGAGTTTGGCAAATTCGATGTGTTAGTAAATAATGCTGGAATATATATCGATGCTCAAGCTGGTGATAATAGTATTTTTGATGCCAAAATTGACACTTTAAAACAAACACTAGAAACTAATGTTTATGGCGTTTTGCGAGTAACTCAAGCGTTAATTCCTCTGATGAAGAAACAGAAATACGGCAGAATAGTCAATGTTTCTTCAGGAATGGGACAACTAAATGATATGGGAGGAGGTTCCCCAGGTTATCGCATTTCTAAAACAGCCGTGAATGCCTTAACACGCATTTTTGCTAGTGAATTACAAGGCACAAATATTTTAGTGAATTCTGTATGTCCTGGTTGGGTACAAACTGATATGGGGGGAGCAAATGCACCCAGAACTCCCGAACAAGGAGTCGATACAATTGTCTGGTTAGCAACTCTTGGTGATGGTGGTGCTACTGGAGGATTCTTCCGCGATCGCCAACCAATAGAATGGTAA
- a CDS encoding glyoxalase family protein: MNMIRFEHINLSCKDIDATKNFYQTLFPDWYVRAEGVFNGDRWMHFGNNQFYLALNDDAGQERVHKPYESIGINHVGFVIKDGEAMKELLDANGIDYYTMTASETKYRIYVNDPDGNEIELVEYNPDYALA; encoded by the coding sequence ATGAATATGATTCGTTTTGAACACATCAACCTTTCTTGTAAAGACATCGACGCCACTAAAAACTTTTATCAAACCTTATTTCCAGATTGGTATGTACGAGCCGAAGGCGTATTCAATGGCGATCGCTGGATGCATTTTGGCAACAACCAATTTTATCTAGCATTGAATGATGATGCTGGACAAGAAAGAGTGCATAAACCTTACGAAAGCATTGGGATTAATCATGTCGGCTTCGTAATTAAAGATGGCGAAGCTATGAAAGAATTGCTTGATGCTAACGGCATTGATTATTACACAATGACAGCATCTGAAACTAAGTATAGAATTTATGTCAATGACCCAGATGGCAACGAAATTGAATTAGTTGAATATAACCCCGATTATGCTCTGGCATAG